One Bufo gargarizans isolate SCDJY-AF-19 chromosome 4, ASM1485885v1, whole genome shotgun sequence DNA window includes the following coding sequences:
- the LOC122934032 gene encoding oocyte zinc finger protein XlCOF8.4-like isoform X1, whose product MAESIINLTLEILFWLTGEEYTVVKKTSSEHCQDPVFEGWGRTQSTVSGPTPHIPIYEKVYRERILELTNKIIELLTGEVPIRCQDVAVYFSMEEWEYLEGHKDMHKHVIMEDHQPPVRSSKRATLLRCPSQLLLQDNSEEHHNVPQYDQLLHNNIKAEDTYVRGDEQNIEDIPTDNHPDDCTRSSVEHLISSDFRTDDWGFTEDTHEEHAIISDVHLDFKSKYLLSDPLDGFRSSDLSQTVKQSVQHQRADTGEKAFLCSECGKHFSHESHLVIYEKICIGGKTYPCSECGKCFNHKSHLVKHHKIHTGEKPYSCSECEKCFSHKSQLVIHERMHTGEKPYSCSECGKRFSDKSHLGRHKIIHTGEKPYTCLECGKCFNQKSSLVSHQRIHTGERPYSCSECGNSFTRKALLVKHQRIHTVNKSF is encoded by the exons ATGgcagagagtataataaatctcaccctagagatcctcttctggcttactggagag gaatacacagtagtgaagaagacctctagtgagcacTGTCAAGACCCTGTGtttgaaggatggggaagaacccaGAGTACAGTCTCTGGGCCAACACCTCACATCCCAATATATGAGAAAGTCTATAGAGAGAGGATCCTAGAGCTCACCAAcaagatcattgagctgctgactggagag gttcctataaggtgtcaggatgtcgccgtctatttctccatggaggaatgggagtatttagaaggacacaaagataTGCACAAGCATGTCATTATGGAGGATCACCAgccaccag TTAGGTCCAGTAAGAGAGCAACGCTGCTGAGATGTCCTAGTCAACTGCTTCTACAGGAtaattcagaagaacatcacaatgttCCACAgtatgatcag CTTTTGCACAACAACATTAAGGCTGAAGAtacatatgtgaggggtgatgagcagaaCATAGAGGACATTCCCACAGATAACCacccag atgactgtaccaggagCTCAGTGGAACATCTAATATCTTCAGATTTTAGAACAGATGATTGGGGTTTCACAGAAGATACACATGAAGAGCATGCCATTATCTCAGATGTACACTTGGACTTTAAAAGCAAATATCTATTATCTGATCCTTTGGATGGGTTCCGATCTTCTGATTTATCACAGACTGTTAAACAAAGTGTTCAACATCAAAGAGCTGACACAGGGGAGAAGGCGTTTttatgctcagaatgtggaaaacaTTTTAGCCATGAATCACATCTTGTTATATATGAGAAAATTTGCATAGGGGGCAAGAcatatccatgttcagaatgtggaaagtgttttaaccataaatcacatcttgttaaacatcataaaattcacacaggggagaagccatattcatgctcagaatgtgaaaaatgttttagCCATAAATCACAACTTGTTATTCATGAGAGAatgcacacaggagagaagccttattcatgttcagaatgtggaaaacgtTTTAGTGATAAGTCACATCTTGGTAGACATAAgataattcacacaggggagaagccatatacttgtttagaatgtgggaaatgttttaaccagaaatcatCTCTTGtttcacatcagagaattcacacaggggagaggccgtattcatgttcagaatgtggaaactcTTTCACACGGAAAGCacttcttgttaaacatcagagaatccaCACAGTGAATAAGTCATTttaa
- the LOC122934032 gene encoding oocyte zinc finger protein XlCOF8.4-like isoform X2, which produces MAESIINLTLEILFWLTGEEYTVVKKTSSEHCQDPVFEGWGRTQSTVSGPTPHIPIYEKVYRERILELTNKIIELLTGEVPIRCQDVAVYFSMEEWEYLEGHKDMHKHVIMEDHQPPVRSSKRATLLRCPSQLLLQDNSEEHHNVPQYDQLLHNNIKAEDTYVRGDEQNIEDIPTDNHPAVGVRRTPPNGTDS; this is translated from the exons ATGgcagagagtataataaatctcaccctagagatcctcttctggcttactggagag gaatacacagtagtgaagaagacctctagtgagcacTGTCAAGACCCTGTGtttgaaggatggggaagaacccaGAGTACAGTCTCTGGGCCAACACCTCACATCCCAATATATGAGAAAGTCTATAGAGAGAGGATCCTAGAGCTCACCAAcaagatcattgagctgctgactggagag gttcctataaggtgtcaggatgtcgccgtctatttctccatggaggaatgggagtatttagaaggacacaaagataTGCACAAGCATGTCATTATGGAGGATCACCAgccaccag TTAGGTCCAGTAAGAGAGCAACGCTGCTGAGATGTCCTAGTCAACTGCTTCTACAGGAtaattcagaagaacatcacaatgttCCACAgtatgatcag CTTTTGCACAACAACATTAAGGCTGAAGAtacatatgtgaggggtgatgagcagaaCATAGAGGACATTCCCACAGATAACCacccag CCGTCGGTGTGAGACGGACACCACCTAATGGCACTGACTCATAG